A genome region from Erigeron canadensis isolate Cc75 chromosome 3, C_canadensis_v1, whole genome shotgun sequence includes the following:
- the LOC122591487 gene encoding uncharacterized protein LOC122591487, with the protein MRKGKVIAYASRQLKIHEKNYKTHDLELGAIVFALKCWRHYLYGTKSVIYTDSLKDRVIGAQVEANKKEKIDKEGLGGMVEQFAQREDGGLYFCDRLWIPMYGGLRKLIMKEAHQTRYSIHPGIDKMYKDLRDLFWWPGMKNDVAIYVSKCLPGKV; encoded by the coding sequence ATGCGAAAAGGTAAGGTTATTGCATATGCTTCTCGACAGCTGAAGATCCACGAGAAGAATTACAAAACACACGACTTAGAGCTAGGAGCTATCGTTTTCGCGCTGAAATGTTGGAGACATTACCTATATGGGACGAAGAGTGTGATATACACAGATAGTCTGAAAGATAGAGTaattggggcacaagtagaagcaaacaagaaagaaaagattGATAAAGAAGGGTTGGGAGGTATGGTAGAACAATTTGCTCAAAGAGAAGATGGAGGGTTGTACTTTTGCGATCGATTATGGATACCAATGTATGGAGGATTAAGAAAGCTAATAATGAAGGAGGCGCACCAAACAAGATATTCTATTCATccagggatagataagatgtataaaGACTTGCGAGAcctattttggtggccaggaatgaaaaatgatgtggCGATTTATGTGAGCAAGTGTTTACCTGGGAAAGTATAA